A stretch of DNA from Cloacibacillus sp.:
CACAAGATTGTGAGGGCTTTTTCTGTTTATAGCAAAAATTTGCGCTATAATGGCGCATATAGTATCCATGTTGAAATACATGGAAACTCCATTGGAGGAATTGCTATGAAAAAGGCTCATCGCGCGTTCACGCTTGTAGAGCTGCTTATTGTCATAATAATTATCGGTACGCTGGCTGGGATGATGATGCTCGCGGCGGGCTCCGCTACGTCTAAAGCGGAGGCGACGAAGATCGTGGCCAATCTGCGGACGCTCAAAAGCGCCGTTATGATGTACGAGGCGGAGAACGTACCCTTTCCTAATAACACCATAATATACATGGATGAAAAACCAAACTCTTTAGATAACTACTTAGATAACTCAGGTTTAAGCGGCGCTTATTTTTTCCTGAGGCAAGATCCGTGGTCATATGTGGCTTTTGCCGGTGAAACTGCAAAACCTCAGATTACAAAAGACAGCGATGTCTGGAAGCAAATTT
This window harbors:
- a CDS encoding prepilin-type N-terminal cleavage/methylation domain-containing protein, with translation MKKAHRAFTLVELLIVIIIIGTLAGMMMLAAGSATSKAEATKIVANLRTLKSAVMMYEAENVPFPNNTIIYMDEKPNSLDNYLDNSGLSGAYFFLRQDPWSYVAFAGETAKPQITKDSDVWKQILMMADNAGLYISSANVSEVWSLINDPRK